CGCTGACTATTGTATCTTGAAATCCACGCAATATCGAGTCATTAAACCTAATTTTGTTATTTCTGTATAAATATATTTTTTAACGAACGGGAGAGATTGATGTCTCCTAAAACTTATTTTACGAGGGAGGTAAGATGATGAAGATATTAATATCAGAATGGATTAAGACAAAGCGCACGCCTATAAGATGGCTTACGTTTTTAACACCTATGATTTTAGCAGCGCTTATTGTATGGTATTTTTCATTAAAGGCAATAACGATAGATACTCAAATTTCAATATTTCAGGCATTTTTTGAAGTATGGACGGCACTGGTTATTCCGTTGGGTACAGGTTTAATATCAGGAATTATGATACATCAGGAGGAACTTGCCGGCAGTTTCAACGGCTTTCTCGGAAGCAAACTACCGCGCAGGGATTTGTACCTTGGAAAACTTACAATGCTTATCTTATTGACATCGGCAAGTACCTTACTTGCGGCATTGGCGCTTTTAGTAGGATTAAGTTTTATATTGAATATACCCCTATCCTGGCCGATTTTTATTATAGCAGCTCTAATGGCTATGATTGGAACCCTTCCACTATTGGCATTCCATTTATGGATAAGTTTCGCATGGGGAATGGGTGCATCAATTGGGATTGGCGGCGGTGGTATTCTAATAGCTGCTTTGATGGCAACAAGTCTGGGCAATAAGATCTGGCAATTTGTACCGTGGGCATGGCCAGTTCGTTTAACAGGGTTAGCAGGAGCATATTTATTATATTTGCCTGG
This region of Veillonellaceae bacterium genomic DNA includes:
- a CDS encoding lantibiotic immunity ABC transporter MutG family permease subunit, which encodes MKILISEWIKTKRTPIRWLTFLTPMILAALIVWYFSLKAITIDTQISIFQAFFEVWTALVIPLGTGLISGIMIHQEELAGSFNGFLGSKLPRRDLYLGKLTMLILLTSASTLLAALALLVGLSFILNIPLSWPIFIIAALMAMIGTLPLLAFHLWISFAWGMGASIGIGGGGILIAALMATSLGNKIWQFVPWAWPVRLTGLAGAYLLYLPGMKLPPEIISAGFIAVQAIKGLIPAAVFFLVMLVGGLIWFERWEGRKISD